Proteins from one Nomia melanderi isolate GNS246 chromosome 3, iyNomMela1, whole genome shotgun sequence genomic window:
- the LOC116428109 gene encoding transmembrane emp24 domain-containing protein encodes MRWLISCLSLVILSKSATCYFITVDAHAEECFFERAEAGTKMGLTFEIAEGGFLDIDVKIIGPDQKIIYQGDQESSGKYTFAAHHSGVYTYCFSNQKSTMTPKVVKFNMDVSEKPIEHTSDGKNAEDTNHSKIDDMIKELSTSLWVVKNEQEYMQVRDRNHREINESTNFLVGMWAFFEAMVLVCMTIGQVLYLKRFFEVRRVI; translated from the exons atgaggTGGCTTATTTCTTGTTTATCTCTAGTTATTTTAAGCAAAAGTGCAACATGCTATTTTATTACAGTAGATGCACATGCTGAAGAATGTTTCTTCGAAAGAGCTGAAGCGGGAACGAAAATGG gTCTCACATTTGAGATAGCTGAAGGAGGGTTTTTAGATATAGATGTAAAAATAATTGGTCCCGATCAAAAAATTATCTATCAGGGTGATCAAGAGAGCAGTGGAAAGTATACATTTGCTGCGCATCATTCTGGTGTTTACACATATTGCTTTAGTAATCAAAAGAGCACTATGACACCAAAAGTAGTAAAGTTTAATATGGATGTTAGCGAGAAACCTATCGAACACACGTCAGATGGAAAGAATGCTGAAGACACAAATCACAGTAAAATAGATGATATGATTAAGGAATTAAGCACAAGTTTATGGGTAGTCAAGAACGAACAAGAATATATGCAG gTACGAGATCGAAATCATAGAGAAATCAATGAAAGTACCAATTTCCTTGTAGGCATGTGGGCTTTCTTTGAAGCTATGGTTTTGGTTTGTATGACAATAGGACAAGTTTTATACCTAAAACGATTTTTTGAAGTCAGAAGAGTTATCTAA
- the LOC116428108 gene encoding sn-1-specific diacylglycerol lipase ABHD11 yields MRIISFRYLIITRNVFIQHWRQDFISTSSLSCNHIHKNSNSVMPVKLAYASYESMKEEASKHPIIIMHGLFGSKNNWNMLSKSIHQQTDRKVITVDARNHGDSPHSSDMTYKHMAKDIVQLMNDLGFEKSILLGHSMGGSTMMYVALHYPELVEKLVVVDMSPVRTSPQLKEMEKIFHAMRSVNLNGNPTLTKTRRMAEEQLMDTIKSVSLCQFLIMNIVEADVGKYKWRINLPVLEQNFLTQIAVFPYVKSKVYKGPTLFVGGGLSDYIKVEDHNKIKQLFPSGKFIYINGANHWVHADKPTEFVNTVVNFINQH; encoded by the exons ATGAGAATCATAAGCTttcgatatttaataatcacacgaaatgtttttatacaacactgGAGACAAGATTTTATCTCTACTTCATCTCTATCATGCAAtcatatacataaaaattcaaattc agTAATGCCTGTAAAGCTTGCATATGCATCCTATGAGTCAATGAAGGAAGAGGCTTCCAAACATCCTATTATTATAATGCATGGTCTTTTTGGTTCAAAAAATAACTGGAATATGTTATCAAAATCGATACATCAACAAACAGATCGTAAG GTAATAACTGTAGATGCAAGAAACCATGGAGATTCTCCACATTCTTCAGATATGACTTATAAGCATATGGCAAAAGATATTGTTCAACTTATGAACGATTTAGGATTTGAAAAATCTATATTATTAGGACACAGCATGGGAGGATCAACAATGATGTATGTAGCTTTACATTATCCAGAACTAGTAGAAAAATTAGTAGTAGTAGATATGTCTCCAGTAAGGACCAGCCCTCAGCTTAaggaaatggaaaagatattcCATGCTATGCGTTCGGTAAACTTAAATGGAAATCCAACATTAACAAAGACGCGTAGAATGGCAGAGGAACAGCTTATGGATACTATTAAATCTGTGAGTTTATGTCAG tttttaattatgaatatagTGGAAGCTGATGTTGGGAAATATAAATGGCGCATTAATTTACCTGTATTAGAACAAAACTTCTTAACACAGATAGCAGTCTTTCCATATGTTAAATCGAAAGTTTATAAGGGACCAACATTATTTGTAGGAGGTGGTTTAAGCGATTATATAAAAGTAGAAgatcataataaaattaaacagttGTTTCCCTCAGGAAAATTCATATACATAAATGGTGCTAATCATTGGGTACACGCAGATAAACCAACTGAGTTTGTAAATACTGtagttaatttcattaatcagcactaa
- the unc-119 gene encoding unc-119 lipid binding chaperone: protein MSVDSENKSNEAITSFTPSVDQENADNGNIERTPITPEMVLRLPTITDKYLCSPEANIYDIDFTRFQIRDLETGAILFEITKPPAAECDPVQDVEPDCEESGCEDTNTGRFVRYQFTPQFLKLKTVGATVEFLVGSKPVNNFRMIERHFFRDRLLKTFDFQFGFCIPNSKNTCEHIYEFPTLPADLVSEMIANPFETRSDSFYFVDNQLVMHNKADYAYNGGHTHDVL, encoded by the exons atgAGTGTCGATAGCGAAAATAAATCAAACGAAGCTATTACTTCATTTACACCATCAGTAGATCAAGAAAATGCTGATAATGGAAACATTGAAAGAACCCCTATAACCCCAGAAATGGTTTTGCGCTTGCCTACAATTACTGATA AATACTTGTGTTCTCCAGAGGCAAACATTTATGACATTGACTTTACAAGATTTCAAATTAGAGACCTAGAAACGGGagcaatattatttgaaataaccaAACCACCAGCTGCTG AATGCGATCCTGTTCAAGATGTAGAACCGGACTGCGAAGAATCTGGTTGTGAGGATACAAATACTGGTCGCTTTGTACGTTATCAGTTTACACCGCAATTTCTTAAACTAAAAACTGTTGGAGCAACAGTAGAATTTCTCGTGGGTTCTAAACCAGTAAATAATTTTCGTATGATTGAACGTCACTTCTTTCGAGATAGGTTGTTAAAAACCTTTGATTTTCAATTTGGATTTTGTATACCAAACAGTAAGAACACCTGTGAACACATTTATGAGTTTCCTACTTTGCCTGCCGATTTGG tttCTGAAATGATTGCAAATCCGTTTGAAACACGCTcagattcattttattttgtggaCAATCAATTGGTAATGCACAATAAAGCAGATTATGCATACAATGGTGGACATACACATGATGTACTTTAA
- the LOC116428093 gene encoding synaptic vesicle 2-related protein isoform X1 has product MSNQCQISNKPYRELEFRSSELNVHPDSTSRSSRSFGNNVERSMELSSVVVIPDDTFTIVQAINALGFGKFQVKLSLFTGLCWMVDSMEITILSILSPSLHCDWGITRYQQALATTVVFLGMMLSSTFWSNLSDRYGSKQSLTLCAILLLYYAFFSAFAPNFLWILLLRGLVGFAIGCVPQSVTLYAEFLPAKQRAKCVILLDCFWALGACFEVAIALAIMPTFGWRWLLILSTIPLLVFALITPWLPESMIFDMSTGRMDKAVSTLERVARENKKPLPPGRLVMDRFYQVNHGKLKDVLSKEMCRTSALLWLVWMSTAFCYYGVVLMTTELFHTSSEQCSSWENKKEDTCQLDCRLERSDYIDLLWTTLAEFPGIFSTIFAIEKIGRRKTMAFQLVMFAMLICFLGRACLLNRIALTLAIFLARGLIAGVFQAAYVYTPEVYPTHLRSVGVSTCSAMARIGAMVTPYIAQVFLQWSITGAMAIYAVTALCAAAATLALPVETKTQSLSDSAQETR; this is encoded by the exons ATGTCTAATCAGTGCCAAATATCTAATAAACCGTATCGTGAGTTAGAATTTCGTAGTTCAGAATTAAATGTTCATCCAGATAGTACTTCAAGAAGTAGCAGAAGTTTTGGGAACAATGTTGAACGTTCTATGGAACTATCTTCTGTAGTAGTTATTCCAGAcg ATACATTTACCATAGTACAAGCTATCAATGCATTAGGATTTGGAAAATTTCAAGTTAAATTATCTTTATTTACGGGTCTATGTTGGATGGTGGACAGTATggaaataacaatattaagtaTTCTAAGTCCATCCTTGCATTGTGACTGGGGTATTACTAGGTATCAACAAGCATTGGCAACTACG GTTGTTTTTCTAGGTATGATGTTGAGTTCTACATTTTGGAGTAATTTGAGTGATAGATATGGAAGCAAACAATCCTTGACACTTTGCGCAATTTTGTTACTTTACTATGCTTTCTTTAGCGCTTTTGCACCAAATTTTTTATGGATTTTGTTACTTAGAGGGTTGGTCGGTTTTGCTATTGGTTGTGTACCACAATC TGTAACACTATACGCAGAGTTCCTTCCAGCAAAACAAAGAGcaaaatgtgtaattttattagat TGTTTCTGGGCACTTGGAGCTTGTTTTGAAGTGGCAATAGCATTGGCAATAATGCCAACTTTTGGTTGGAGATGGCTTCTCATTCTATCCACTATACCACTTCTTGTATTTGCTCTTATTACTCCG tgGTTACCAGAATCTATGATATTTGATATGTCAACTGGAAGAATGGACAAGGCTGTTTCTACATTAGAACGAGTagcaagagaaaataaaaaacctTTACCCCCAGGAAGATTAGTTATGGATCGCTTTTATCAAGTGAATCATGGTAAATTAAAAGATGTCCTAAGCAAAGAAATGTGTAGAACATCTGCTTTACTTTGGCTTgtatg GATGAGTACAGCATTTTGTTACTATGGCGTAGTTCTGATGACAACAGAACTGTTTCATACATCATCGGAGCAGTGTAGTTCttgggaaaataaaaaagaagatacATGTCAATTAGATTGTCGTTTGGAACGTAGTGATTATATTGATCTTCTTTGGACAACGCTGGCTGAATTCCCAGGAATCTTTTCCACTATTTTTGCAATAGAGAAAATTGGCAGAAGGAAAACAATGGCTTTCCAATTAGTAATGTTTGCCATGCTAATTTGTTTTTTAGGTAGAGCTTGCCTATTGAATAGAATAGCGTTGACACTCGCAATTTTTCTAGCCAGAGGCCTAATTGCTGGTGTCTTTCAAGCAGCTTACGTGTATACTCCAGAAGTATATCCAACGCATTTGCGTAGTGTTGGAGTTAGTACTTGTAGTGCCATGGCTAGAATTGGTGCGATGGTCACACCATACATAGCACAAGTATTTTTACAGTGGTCTATAACTGGAGCAATGGCAATATACGCTGTAACAGCATTATGTGCTGCTGCGGCTACACTCGCTTTACCCGTTGAAACAAAAACTCAGTCATTGAGTGATTCAGCTCAGGAAACAAGATGA
- the LOC116428093 gene encoding synaptic vesicle 2-related protein isoform X2, with product MGNCKSYTFTIVQAINALGFGKFQVKLSLFTGLCWMVDSMEITILSILSPSLHCDWGITRYQQALATTVVFLGMMLSSTFWSNLSDRYGSKQSLTLCAILLLYYAFFSAFAPNFLWILLLRGLVGFAIGCVPQSVTLYAEFLPAKQRAKCVILLDCFWALGACFEVAIALAIMPTFGWRWLLILSTIPLLVFALITPWLPESMIFDMSTGRMDKAVSTLERVARENKKPLPPGRLVMDRFYQVNHGKLKDVLSKEMCRTSALLWLVWMSTAFCYYGVVLMTTELFHTSSEQCSSWENKKEDTCQLDCRLERSDYIDLLWTTLAEFPGIFSTIFAIEKIGRRKTMAFQLVMFAMLICFLGRACLLNRIALTLAIFLARGLIAGVFQAAYVYTPEVYPTHLRSVGVSTCSAMARIGAMVTPYIAQVFLQWSITGAMAIYAVTALCAAAATLALPVETKTQSLSDSAQETR from the exons ATGGGTAACTGTaagtcat ATACATTTACCATAGTACAAGCTATCAATGCATTAGGATTTGGAAAATTTCAAGTTAAATTATCTTTATTTACGGGTCTATGTTGGATGGTGGACAGTATggaaataacaatattaagtaTTCTAAGTCCATCCTTGCATTGTGACTGGGGTATTACTAGGTATCAACAAGCATTGGCAACTACG GTTGTTTTTCTAGGTATGATGTTGAGTTCTACATTTTGGAGTAATTTGAGTGATAGATATGGAAGCAAACAATCCTTGACACTTTGCGCAATTTTGTTACTTTACTATGCTTTCTTTAGCGCTTTTGCACCAAATTTTTTATGGATTTTGTTACTTAGAGGGTTGGTCGGTTTTGCTATTGGTTGTGTACCACAATC TGTAACACTATACGCAGAGTTCCTTCCAGCAAAACAAAGAGcaaaatgtgtaattttattagat TGTTTCTGGGCACTTGGAGCTTGTTTTGAAGTGGCAATAGCATTGGCAATAATGCCAACTTTTGGTTGGAGATGGCTTCTCATTCTATCCACTATACCACTTCTTGTATTTGCTCTTATTACTCCG tgGTTACCAGAATCTATGATATTTGATATGTCAACTGGAAGAATGGACAAGGCTGTTTCTACATTAGAACGAGTagcaagagaaaataaaaaacctTTACCCCCAGGAAGATTAGTTATGGATCGCTTTTATCAAGTGAATCATGGTAAATTAAAAGATGTCCTAAGCAAAGAAATGTGTAGAACATCTGCTTTACTTTGGCTTgtatg GATGAGTACAGCATTTTGTTACTATGGCGTAGTTCTGATGACAACAGAACTGTTTCATACATCATCGGAGCAGTGTAGTTCttgggaaaataaaaaagaagatacATGTCAATTAGATTGTCGTTTGGAACGTAGTGATTATATTGATCTTCTTTGGACAACGCTGGCTGAATTCCCAGGAATCTTTTCCACTATTTTTGCAATAGAGAAAATTGGCAGAAGGAAAACAATGGCTTTCCAATTAGTAATGTTTGCCATGCTAATTTGTTTTTTAGGTAGAGCTTGCCTATTGAATAGAATAGCGTTGACACTCGCAATTTTTCTAGCCAGAGGCCTAATTGCTGGTGTCTTTCAAGCAGCTTACGTGTATACTCCAGAAGTATATCCAACGCATTTGCGTAGTGTTGGAGTTAGTACTTGTAGTGCCATGGCTAGAATTGGTGCGATGGTCACACCATACATAGCACAAGTATTTTTACAGTGGTCTATAACTGGAGCAATGGCAATATACGCTGTAACAGCATTATGTGCTGCTGCGGCTACACTCGCTTTACCCGTTGAAACAAAAACTCAGTCATTGAGTGATTCAGCTCAGGAAACAAGATGA
- the LOC116428093 gene encoding synaptic vesicle 2-related protein isoform X3 — protein sequence MGNYTFTIVQAINALGFGKFQVKLSLFTGLCWMVDSMEITILSILSPSLHCDWGITRYQQALATTVVFLGMMLSSTFWSNLSDRYGSKQSLTLCAILLLYYAFFSAFAPNFLWILLLRGLVGFAIGCVPQSVTLYAEFLPAKQRAKCVILLDCFWALGACFEVAIALAIMPTFGWRWLLILSTIPLLVFALITPWLPESMIFDMSTGRMDKAVSTLERVARENKKPLPPGRLVMDRFYQVNHGKLKDVLSKEMCRTSALLWLVWMSTAFCYYGVVLMTTELFHTSSEQCSSWENKKEDTCQLDCRLERSDYIDLLWTTLAEFPGIFSTIFAIEKIGRRKTMAFQLVMFAMLICFLGRACLLNRIALTLAIFLARGLIAGVFQAAYVYTPEVYPTHLRSVGVSTCSAMARIGAMVTPYIAQVFLQWSITGAMAIYAVTALCAAAATLALPVETKTQSLSDSAQETR from the exons ATGGGTAACT ATACATTTACCATAGTACAAGCTATCAATGCATTAGGATTTGGAAAATTTCAAGTTAAATTATCTTTATTTACGGGTCTATGTTGGATGGTGGACAGTATggaaataacaatattaagtaTTCTAAGTCCATCCTTGCATTGTGACTGGGGTATTACTAGGTATCAACAAGCATTGGCAACTACG GTTGTTTTTCTAGGTATGATGTTGAGTTCTACATTTTGGAGTAATTTGAGTGATAGATATGGAAGCAAACAATCCTTGACACTTTGCGCAATTTTGTTACTTTACTATGCTTTCTTTAGCGCTTTTGCACCAAATTTTTTATGGATTTTGTTACTTAGAGGGTTGGTCGGTTTTGCTATTGGTTGTGTACCACAATC TGTAACACTATACGCAGAGTTCCTTCCAGCAAAACAAAGAGcaaaatgtgtaattttattagat TGTTTCTGGGCACTTGGAGCTTGTTTTGAAGTGGCAATAGCATTGGCAATAATGCCAACTTTTGGTTGGAGATGGCTTCTCATTCTATCCACTATACCACTTCTTGTATTTGCTCTTATTACTCCG tgGTTACCAGAATCTATGATATTTGATATGTCAACTGGAAGAATGGACAAGGCTGTTTCTACATTAGAACGAGTagcaagagaaaataaaaaacctTTACCCCCAGGAAGATTAGTTATGGATCGCTTTTATCAAGTGAATCATGGTAAATTAAAAGATGTCCTAAGCAAAGAAATGTGTAGAACATCTGCTTTACTTTGGCTTgtatg GATGAGTACAGCATTTTGTTACTATGGCGTAGTTCTGATGACAACAGAACTGTTTCATACATCATCGGAGCAGTGTAGTTCttgggaaaataaaaaagaagatacATGTCAATTAGATTGTCGTTTGGAACGTAGTGATTATATTGATCTTCTTTGGACAACGCTGGCTGAATTCCCAGGAATCTTTTCCACTATTTTTGCAATAGAGAAAATTGGCAGAAGGAAAACAATGGCTTTCCAATTAGTAATGTTTGCCATGCTAATTTGTTTTTTAGGTAGAGCTTGCCTATTGAATAGAATAGCGTTGACACTCGCAATTTTTCTAGCCAGAGGCCTAATTGCTGGTGTCTTTCAAGCAGCTTACGTGTATACTCCAGAAGTATATCCAACGCATTTGCGTAGTGTTGGAGTTAGTACTTGTAGTGCCATGGCTAGAATTGGTGCGATGGTCACACCATACATAGCACAAGTATTTTTACAGTGGTCTATAACTGGAGCAATGGCAATATACGCTGTAACAGCATTATGTGCTGCTGCGGCTACACTCGCTTTACCCGTTGAAACAAAAACTCAGTCATTGAGTGATTCAGCTCAGGAAACAAGATGA
- the LOC116428093 gene encoding synaptic vesicle 2-related protein isoform X4, with amino-acid sequence MVDSMEITILSILSPSLHCDWGITRYQQALATTVVFLGMMLSSTFWSNLSDRYGSKQSLTLCAILLLYYAFFSAFAPNFLWILLLRGLVGFAIGCVPQSVTLYAEFLPAKQRAKCVILLDCFWALGACFEVAIALAIMPTFGWRWLLILSTIPLLVFALITPWLPESMIFDMSTGRMDKAVSTLERVARENKKPLPPGRLVMDRFYQVNHGKLKDVLSKEMCRTSALLWLVWMSTAFCYYGVVLMTTELFHTSSEQCSSWENKKEDTCQLDCRLERSDYIDLLWTTLAEFPGIFSTIFAIEKIGRRKTMAFQLVMFAMLICFLGRACLLNRIALTLAIFLARGLIAGVFQAAYVYTPEVYPTHLRSVGVSTCSAMARIGAMVTPYIAQVFLQWSITGAMAIYAVTALCAAAATLALPVETKTQSLSDSAQETR; translated from the exons ATGGTGGACAGTATggaaataacaatattaagtaTTCTAAGTCCATCCTTGCATTGTGACTGGGGTATTACTAGGTATCAACAAGCATTGGCAACTACG GTTGTTTTTCTAGGTATGATGTTGAGTTCTACATTTTGGAGTAATTTGAGTGATAGATATGGAAGCAAACAATCCTTGACACTTTGCGCAATTTTGTTACTTTACTATGCTTTCTTTAGCGCTTTTGCACCAAATTTTTTATGGATTTTGTTACTTAGAGGGTTGGTCGGTTTTGCTATTGGTTGTGTACCACAATC TGTAACACTATACGCAGAGTTCCTTCCAGCAAAACAAAGAGcaaaatgtgtaattttattagat TGTTTCTGGGCACTTGGAGCTTGTTTTGAAGTGGCAATAGCATTGGCAATAATGCCAACTTTTGGTTGGAGATGGCTTCTCATTCTATCCACTATACCACTTCTTGTATTTGCTCTTATTACTCCG tgGTTACCAGAATCTATGATATTTGATATGTCAACTGGAAGAATGGACAAGGCTGTTTCTACATTAGAACGAGTagcaagagaaaataaaaaacctTTACCCCCAGGAAGATTAGTTATGGATCGCTTTTATCAAGTGAATCATGGTAAATTAAAAGATGTCCTAAGCAAAGAAATGTGTAGAACATCTGCTTTACTTTGGCTTgtatg GATGAGTACAGCATTTTGTTACTATGGCGTAGTTCTGATGACAACAGAACTGTTTCATACATCATCGGAGCAGTGTAGTTCttgggaaaataaaaaagaagatacATGTCAATTAGATTGTCGTTTGGAACGTAGTGATTATATTGATCTTCTTTGGACAACGCTGGCTGAATTCCCAGGAATCTTTTCCACTATTTTTGCAATAGAGAAAATTGGCAGAAGGAAAACAATGGCTTTCCAATTAGTAATGTTTGCCATGCTAATTTGTTTTTTAGGTAGAGCTTGCCTATTGAATAGAATAGCGTTGACACTCGCAATTTTTCTAGCCAGAGGCCTAATTGCTGGTGTCTTTCAAGCAGCTTACGTGTATACTCCAGAAGTATATCCAACGCATTTGCGTAGTGTTGGAGTTAGTACTTGTAGTGCCATGGCTAGAATTGGTGCGATGGTCACACCATACATAGCACAAGTATTTTTACAGTGGTCTATAACTGGAGCAATGGCAATATACGCTGTAACAGCATTATGTGCTGCTGCGGCTACACTCGCTTTACCCGTTGAAACAAAAACTCAGTCATTGAGTGATTCAGCTCAGGAAACAAGATGA
- the Gint3 gene encoding GDI interacting protein 3 codes for MTDKIKSFFQKKKVNAKFMNAGKGYKLTDSTSTTVSAPRVEPIKRVEPTAEAKTAGQAALARLEAKTNKITKFNTSYAAIKAQVKRELEEEKRAQQNTQHNNTQLHQESEDTVNDPTSLAVDNVYFRCPYLSDEILPRNEWKEKIREFLYDQLQGEEAGLTACLVIQNCNNKREKIESCIDTLGKYLENIINNPEVEKYRKIRMQNKIFQEKVRPIEGALDFLHAAGFRQMNLLHNDVEEDFLVWSPENYDIQNLTMLLEALKSAEPIPLELDRNLQILLPMQASKRNELPSNFFTMTPEEIKREQQLRTEAVERNQMLRTKAMRERDEKQRLRKYKYSLIRIQFPDNIILQGTFFVHEKFQVIFEFVNENLGNTEMSYNLRTLIDNSLAEASRDKTLLELELVPTALLIFVPKNNSQKQSDSVGYLKEELLNYIQPN; via the exons atGACAGACAAAATAAAGTCATTTTTTCAAAAGAAGAAAGTTAATGCAAAATTTATGAATGCTGGAAAAGGATACAA ATTAACAGATTCGACGAGTACTACAGTATCAGCTCCAAGGGTAGAACCAATAAAAAGGGTAGAACCTACAGCAGAAGCTAAAACAGCTGGTCAAGCTGCTTTAGCAAGATTAGAAGCAAAAACAAATAAGATTACTAAATTTAACAC ATCATATGCAGCTATAAAAGCACAAGTGAAACGTGAattggaagaagaaaaaagagcaCAGCAAAATACACAACACAATAATACACAATTACATCAAGAATCTGAAGATACAGTCAATGATCCTACATCGCTAGCTGTTGATAATGTATATTTTCGTTGTCCATATTTGTCTGATGAAATATTACCAAGAAATGAATGGAAAGAAAAGATAAgagaatttttatatgaccAATTACAAGGTGAAGAAGCTGGTTTGACAGCATGTTTAGTTATAcagaattgtaataataaaagagagaaaattgaaagttgTATCGATACACTCGGAAAGTATTTagaaaatatcataaataatccAGAAGTAgagaaatacagaaaaatcagaatgcagaataaaatattccaa gagAAAGTGCGTCCTATAGAAGGTGCGTTAGACTTTTTACATGCTGCCGGCTTCAGACAGATGAACTTACTGCATAATGATGTAGAAGAAGATTTCTTAGTATGGAGTCCAGAGAATTATGACATCCAAAATCTTACTATGTTATTGGAGGCGTTAAAGTCAGCAGAACCTATCCCACTCGAATTAGACAGGAACCTCCAAATATTGTTGCCTATGCAAGCAAGTAAAAGGAATGAATTACCGTCAAACTTTTTTACTATGACTCCAGAGGAAATAAAACGGGAACAACAGCTTCg AACCGAAGCTGTTGAAAGAAACCAAATGCTGAGAACAAAAGCTatgagagaaagagacgagAAGCAGCgacttagaaaatataaatactcgTTGATTCGTATCCAATTTCCAGATAATATTATTCTGCAAGGAACGTTTTTCGTACATGAAAAGTTTCAAgttatatttgaatttgttaaCGAAAACCTAGGAAATACCGAGATGTCATATAACTTAAGAACTCTGATCGATAATTCACTTGCAGAAGCATCTAGGGACAAAACTTTACTTGAATTGGAATTGGTTCCTACTGCTCTTTTAATATTTGTTCCTAAGAATAATTCGCAGAAACAAAGCGACTCTGTGGGATATTTGAAAGAAGAATTACTTAATTACATTCAacctaattaa